The following coding sequences lie in one Arachis stenosperma cultivar V10309 chromosome 5, arast.V10309.gnm1.PFL2, whole genome shotgun sequence genomic window:
- the LOC130982282 gene encoding uncharacterized protein LOC130982282 — translation MESSGSGAIDCGVGSIVWVRRRNGSWWPGQILGPHELSGSHLTSPRSGTPVKLLGREDASVDWYNLEKSKRVKPFRCGEFDGCIERAESSQGMPLKKREKYARREDAILHALELERQMLKKQEKLGAGQMGVGCRAKRSRCVYLPPQSSDSMDYKETHVEMSSSQFGKEYPYRSSFAEEGESAFVDDVQSDSSETDSANSGSDSSETEADKDEEMTISETGQDAEEEESTSSEDLDELAISADMPLLYPREPSTRNEAVSKWQLKGKRNSRSFVKRSVGAPDGKGVRYGADVEQGSHIGHKRLGPNSHYYKNGLSDVFDDTEQTFGFEDEFSLTPRAASRGQTKVRHGVDWDVWGWEDQPATRGYWDYKGFAPGYGDRYHYDGRMRPFLVDVDLKVQASYRKEPVPIVSLMSKLDGRAIIGHPIQIETLKDGSSDMLFPAFDDFNNDGIGIEGSSVLPPAWRTARRTANFRVPRPHLSSSNGAEAASDFSLDQERFEYRRLNAGSSSYKGSFSISRKSGRNSPGPSIDKKSMKKGSKKVSLSSSQKTRTLSSLSSEHNHHSKKPLIDSSFYQTNRLIKPEVSGLTTVACIPVKLVFSRLLEKINRPPLKAASNAALLNSDVERNS, via the exons ATGGAGAGCTCGGGTTCAGGTGCAATCGATTGCGGCGTTGGATCGATTGTATGGGTCCGAAGAAGAAACGGGTCGTGGTGGCCGGGTCAAATACTCGGTCCTCATGAACTTTCGGGTTCTCATCTCACTTCTCCCCGATCAGGAACTCCCGTTAAGCTTCTTGGCAGGGAAGATGCCAGCGT AGATTGGTACAATCTGGAGAAATCCAAACGTGTGAAGCCATTTCGATGTGGTGAGTTCGATGGATGTATTGAAAGGGCAGAGTCTTCCCAGGGTATGCCCTTaaagaaaagggaaaagtaTGCGCGCCGAGAAGATGCCATTCTTCATGCTCTTGAACTTGAGAGGCAAATGCTGAAGAAGCAAGAGAAATTAG GAGCCGGGCAAATGGGTGTAGGTTGCCGAGCAAAGAGAAGCAGATGTGTGTATTTGCCACCTCAGTCTAGTGATTCTATGGATTATAAAGAGACTCATGTTGAGATGTCATCTTCTCAATTTGGGAAGGAGTATCCTTATCGTAGTTCTTTTGCTGAAGAGGGTGAATCTGCCTTTGTAGATGATGTTCAATCTGATTCTTCTGAAACTGATTCAGCTAATTCTGGTTCAGATTCCTCGGAAACAGAAGCAGACAAGGATGAAGAGATGACCATTTCAG AAACGGGTCAAGATGCTGAAGAGGAAGAAAGCACTAGTAGTGAGGATCTTGATGAATTGGCAATATCTGCTGACATGCCTCTCCTGTATCCTCGTGAACCTTCAACACGTAATGAAGCTGTATCCAAATGGCAATTAAAAGGAAAGAGGAACAGTCGTAGTTTTGTGAAGAGGTCTGTTGGTGCTCCTGATGGAAAAGGAGTTCGGTATGGAGCAGATGTTGAGCAAGGAAGTCATATAGGCCATAAGAGATTAGGTCCTAATTCACATTACTACAAAAATGGTCTAAGTGATGTCTTTGATGACACCGAACAAACGTTTGGATTCGAAGATGAATTCTCTCTAACTCCTAGAGCAGCATCAAGGGGTCAAACCAAAGTTCGTCATGGTGTTGATTGGGATGTCTGGGGTTGGGAAGATCAGCCTGCTACGAGAGGATATTGGGATTATAAAGGGTTTGCTCCAGGATATGGTGATCGCTATCATTATGATGGGAGGATGAGACCGTTTCTGGTAGATGTAGACCTGAAGGTTCAAGCTAGCTATCGCAAAGAGCCTGTTCCCATTGTTTCTCTCATGAGTAAGTTAGATGGGAGGGCAATAATCGGGCATCCGATCCAAATTGAAACCCTGAAGGATGGTTCATCAGATATGCTATTTCCTgcatttgatgatttcaataatGATGGAATTGGTATTGAGGGAAGTAGTGTGCTTCCACCAGCTTGGAGGACTGCAAGGAGAACAGCGAATTTTCGTGTTCCTCGTCCGCATTTATCATCATCGAATGGTGCTGAAGCTGCTTCAGATTTTTCCTTAGATCAAGAAAGATTTGAATATAGAAGATTAAATGCTGGAAGTTCCAGCTACAAGGGAAGCTTTTCCATTTCCAGGAAGAGTGGCCGTAACAGTCCTGGGCCTTCAATTGACAAGAAGTCAATGAAAAAGGGGTCAAAGAAAGTGAGCTTATCGTCTAGCCAGAAAACTAGAACTCTGTCCTCATTGTCTAGTGAACATAATCATCATAGTAAAAAACCTTTAATTGATAGCAGTTTTTATCAAACAAATAGGTTGATTAAACCAGAGGTCTCTGGGCTCACTACTGTAGCTTGCATACCAGTTAAATTGGTATTTAGTAGATTACTTGAGAAGATTAATAGGCCTCCTTTAAAAGCAGCTAGTAATGCGGCTTTGTTGAATAGTGATGTGGAGAGAAATTCATAG